In a single window of the Mus musculus strain C57BL/6J chromosome 6, GRCm38.p6 C57BL/6J genome:
- the Klra10 gene encoding killer cell lectin-like receptor subfamily A, member 10 — protein sequence MSELEVTYSTVNLHKSSGLQKLVRHEETQGPREAGNRKCSIYWQLIVKALGILCFLLLVIVAVLAVKIFQYSQHKQEINETLNHHHNCSNMQRDFNLKEEMLTNKSIDCRPSNELLEYIKREQDRWNSETNTILDSSRDTGGGVKYWFCYSTKCYYFIMNKTTWSGCKANCQHYSVPIVKIEDEDELKFLQRHVIPESYWIGLSYDKKKKEWAWIDNGPSKLDMKIRKMNFKSRGCVFLSKARIEDTDCNIPYYCICWKKLDKFPD from the exons ATGAGTGAGCTGGAGGTCACTTACTCAACTGTGAATCTTCATAAGTCTTCAGGGTTGCAGAAACTAGTAAGGCATGAGGAGACTCAAGGGCCCAGAGAAGCTGGCAACAGAA agtgTTCAATATACTGGCAACTCATTGTGAAAGCTCTTGGaatcctctgtttccttcttctgGTAATAGTTGCAGTGTTGGCAGTAAAGA TTTTTCAGTATAGTCAACACAAACAAGAAATCAATGAAACTCTCAACCACCACCATAACTGCAGCAACATGCAAAGggatttcaacttaaaggaagaaATGTTGACAAATAAGTCTATAGATTGTAGGCCAAGCAATGAACTTCTGGAATACATCAAAAGAGAACAGGACAGATGGAATAGTGAAACCAATACTATTTTAGATTCCTCACGGGACACAG GCGGAGGTGTTAAATACTGGTTCTGCTATAGTACTAAATGTTATTATTTCATCATGAACAAAACTACATGGAGTGGATGTAAAGCGAACTGCCAGCATTATAGCGTTCCCATTGTGAAgatagaagatgaagatgaactg AAATTCCTTCAACGCCATGTTATTCCAGAGAGTTACTGGATTGGATTGTCttatgacaagaaaaaaaaggaatgggCATGGATTGACAATGGCCCATCTAAACT TGACatgaaaataaggaaaatgaacTTTAAGTCTAGAGGATGTGTATTTTTATCTAAAGCAAGAATAGAAGATACTGACTGTAATATTCCCTACTACTGTATTTGTTGGAAGAAACTGGATAAATTCCCTGATTAA